Proteins found in one Hypericibacter terrae genomic segment:
- a CDS encoding F0F1 ATP synthase subunit A, with protein MEGHSPLEQFAIHRVVPLNIGGIDASITNSSIWMMVAVVLTTLFLTLAMRSAALVPTRWQSLAELSYEFIAKMIRDNVGDGGRRYFPFIFTLFMFILFCNLLGLVPFSFTVTSHIIVTFAAAAFIMICITIIGFVRHGFGFLKLFVPSGVPIFLLPLMIVIEILSYLTRPISLSVRLFANMMAGHTMLKVFGSFVVALGILGGWAPLAFIVALTGLEFGIAILQAYVFTILTCIYLNDAVNMHH; from the coding sequence ATGGAAGGCCATAGCCCCCTCGAACAGTTCGCGATCCATCGCGTCGTGCCGCTGAATATCGGCGGAATCGACGCTTCCATCACCAATTCCTCGATCTGGATGATGGTCGCGGTGGTGTTGACGACCCTGTTCCTGACGTTGGCGATGCGGAGCGCCGCCCTGGTGCCGACGCGCTGGCAGTCGCTGGCCGAGCTCTCCTACGAATTCATCGCCAAGATGATCCGCGACAATGTCGGCGACGGCGGCCGGCGCTATTTCCCGTTCATCTTCACGCTCTTCATGTTCATCCTGTTCTGCAACCTGCTGGGGCTGGTGCCGTTCAGCTTCACCGTGACGAGCCACATCATCGTCACCTTTGCAGCGGCAGCCTTCATCATGATCTGCATCACGATCATCGGCTTCGTGCGCCACGGATTCGGCTTCCTCAAGCTGTTCGTCCCCTCCGGCGTGCCGATCTTCCTCCTGCCGCTGATGATCGTGATCGAGATCCTGTCCTATCTGACGCGGCCCATCAGCCTTTCCGTCCGACTCTTCGCCAACATGATGGCCGGGCACACCATGCTGAAGGTGTTCGGCAGCTTCGTCGTCGCGCTCGGCATCCTCGGCGGCTGGGCGCCGCTCGCCTTCATCGTTGCGCTGACCGGCCTCGAGTTCGGCATCGCGATTCTTCAGGCTTATGTCTTCACCATCCTGACCTGCATCTATCTCAACGATGCCGTCAACATGCATCACTGA
- a CDS encoding site-specific DNA-methyltransferase — protein MNTLPPESVDMIFADPPYNLQLQGDLHRPNNSKVDGVEEAWDKFADFATYDRFTADWLKAARRILKPDGTIWVIGSYHNIFRVGASLQDLGFWILNDVVWRKTNPMPNFRGRRFTNAHETMIWCAKDADARYCFNYDAMKSLNDDLQMRSDWLLPICNGGERIKDENGNKAHPTQKPEALLHRVILAATRPGAVVLDPFFGTGTTGVVAKRLGRHYIGIERERAYVEVARKRLSKVRPVEDVSLMATPSKREEPRIPFGWLVERGLLHPGDLLVSPNNQWTAKVRADGTLISADHRGSIHQVGAAVQGAPACNGWQFWCMRMEGKLVPIDFLRQRLRAELS, from the coding sequence ATGAACACGCTGCCGCCCGAGAGCGTCGACATGATCTTCGCCGATCCGCCCTACAACCTGCAGCTCCAGGGCGATCTGCACCGGCCGAACAACAGCAAGGTCGACGGCGTCGAGGAAGCCTGGGACAAGTTCGCGGATTTCGCGACCTATGACCGCTTCACCGCCGACTGGCTCAAGGCCGCGCGCCGGATACTGAAACCGGACGGCACCATCTGGGTGATCGGCAGCTACCACAACATCTTCCGCGTCGGCGCCTCGCTCCAGGATCTGGGCTTCTGGATCCTGAACGACGTGGTCTGGCGCAAGACCAACCCGATGCCGAACTTCCGCGGCCGGCGCTTCACCAACGCGCACGAGACCATGATCTGGTGCGCCAAGGACGCCGATGCCCGCTATTGCTTCAATTACGATGCGATGAAGTCGCTGAACGACGACCTGCAGATGCGCAGCGACTGGCTGCTGCCGATCTGCAATGGCGGCGAGCGGATCAAGGACGAGAACGGCAACAAGGCGCACCCGACGCAGAAGCCGGAAGCGCTGCTGCACCGGGTGATCCTGGCGGCGACCAGGCCCGGCGCCGTGGTGCTCGATCCCTTTTTCGGCACCGGGACGACCGGCGTCGTCGCCAAGCGGCTGGGCCGGCATTACATCGGCATCGAGCGCGAGCGCGCCTATGTCGAAGTCGCCCGCAAGCGCCTCTCAAAGGTGCGCCCCGTCGAGGATGTGTCGCTGATGGCGACACCCTCCAAGCGCGAGGAGCCGCGGATCCCCTTCGGCTGGCTGGTCGAGCGCGGCCTCCTGCATCCAGGCGACCTGCTGGTCAGCCCGAACAATCAATGGACCGCCAAGGTGCGCGCCGACGGCACGCTGATCTCGGCCGACCATCGCGGCTCGATCCACCAGGTGGGTGCCGCCGTGCAAGGTGCGCCCGCCTGCAATGGCTGGCAGTTCTGGTGCATGCGGATGGAAGGCAAGCTGGTGCCGATCGACTTCCTGCGCCAGCGCCTGCGCGCCGAGCTTTCATGA
- a CDS encoding AtpZ/AtpI family protein, with amino-acid sequence MSQDKPPTPLDDLGKRLSALRREGGANQAAGPGASTPKTAGGWAFRLSVEMVAGLVVGGGMGWLLDRWLGTSPVCLLVFFLLGAAAGTLNVFRTAKEMNRDDTPKS; translated from the coding sequence ATGAGCCAGGACAAGCCGCCGACGCCGCTGGATGACCTCGGAAAGCGCCTCAGCGCGCTACGCCGGGAGGGCGGCGCGAATCAGGCAGCGGGTCCAGGCGCCTCGACCCCGAAGACGGCCGGTGGCTGGGCGTTCCGATTGAGCGTCGAGATGGTTGCCGGACTGGTCGTCGGTGGCGGGATGGGTTGGCTGCTGGATCGGTGGTTGGGAACCTCCCCGGTATGTCTGCTCGTCTTCTTCCTCCTCGGCGCGGCTGCGGGCACGCTCAACGTGTTCCGCACGGCCAAGGAGATGAACCGCGACGACACGCCCAAATCCTGA
- a CDS encoding chromosome segregation SMC family protein yields the protein MVHFTKLKLVGFKSFVDSTEMPIEPGMTGIVGPNGCGKSNLVEALRWVMGETSAKRMRGGEMDDVIFAGNTGRPARNVAEVVLSLDNADRNVPSQFNGNEALEISRRIDRGVGSHYRVNGSEVRARDVQLLFADAATGAHSTAMVSQGRVGAIISAKPTERRALLEEAAGITGLHSRRHEAELRLRAAEANLARLEDVIVTLEAQFQTLKKQARQAQRYRTIADQLRKAEAVLIHLQWTESQARIEAARQALAEAESAVASATEAAAIAAREQADGASVLPGLRQSEAEAAAALQRLTLARGALEQEEQRVQQQQTEAERRRQQVEGDIGREQALLEDAAAAQARLAEEEAQLTEASAREGDALAEAQRQANDSQAQVETTETELAQLTQTIAEGEARHSALVRRLAELGERLRRLDQRAEATRIERERLTAETEQDLELVAAKHRLAETEDNLAAAETRRGEAEQALTAAEAAETEARAGQQAAQSAHAKLAAEASTLGELFVGTESSSQPPLIDQLQVEPGYEAALGAALGDDLTASTDLAAPVHWQSVSERPDRPDLPAGAEPLSRFVTGSPVLLRRLHQIGVVDSEATGRALADQIGQGQRLVSKDGAMWRWDGYTVATGAPSPAAVRLKQRNRLNEVKRELEGATATLEQAQSTLTRATEARSAAAAEAEAARAAGRQTYQAVDQARSALAQVQQRLAEAVSRLTVLKRTAEEVAAERAETDAQRQQAEADQAALPDLGGARERVAELKPRLAEERGQLIERRGAVERLKREAAIRAERQSTVTRERTSWTQRSEAAQRQLETYQQRLAEIGEEIERLARRPAELAEQRQRLLDEIAGATSARQAAADRLAEAETRLADYDRALKAAEHELGQARENRVRTEGLVAQAEQSGALVIERSQERLEVAPADALALAELDEGAELPDREAVETRIQRLTRERENIGPVNLRAESEAEELETQISGMQNERNDLVSAIARLRQGIASLNREGRERLLAAFEVVNGHFQQLFTRLFGGGRAHLALTEAEDPLEAGLEIMASPPGKKLQVMSLLSGGEQALTALALLFGVFLTNPAPICVLDEVDAPLDDANVDRFCDLVEELARVTTTRFLVITHHRLTMARMDRLFGVTMAERGVSQLVSVDLQRAAELRQSA from the coding sequence TTGGTTCACTTCACCAAACTCAAGCTCGTCGGTTTCAAGTCTTTCGTCGATTCGACGGAGATGCCGATCGAGCCCGGCATGACCGGCATCGTCGGCCCCAATGGCTGCGGCAAGTCGAACCTGGTCGAGGCGCTGCGCTGGGTGATGGGCGAGACCTCGGCCAAGCGCATGCGCGGCGGCGAGATGGACGACGTGATCTTCGCCGGCAATACCGGCAGGCCGGCGCGCAACGTCGCCGAGGTCGTGCTTTCGCTCGACAATGCCGATCGCAACGTGCCCTCGCAGTTCAACGGCAACGAGGCGCTCGAGATCAGCCGGCGCATCGATCGAGGCGTCGGCTCGCATTACCGCGTCAACGGCTCGGAAGTGCGGGCGCGCGACGTGCAGCTCCTCTTCGCCGACGCCGCGACCGGCGCCCATTCGACCGCCATGGTGAGCCAGGGCCGCGTCGGCGCCATCATCAGCGCCAAGCCGACCGAGCGCCGCGCGCTGCTCGAGGAAGCGGCCGGCATCACCGGCCTCCATTCGCGCCGGCACGAGGCCGAGCTGCGCCTGCGCGCGGCCGAAGCCAATCTCGCGCGCCTCGAGGATGTGATCGTCACGCTCGAGGCCCAGTTCCAGACCCTGAAGAAGCAGGCCCGCCAGGCGCAGCGCTATCGCACCATCGCCGACCAGCTGCGCAAGGCCGAGGCGGTGCTGATCCATCTGCAATGGACCGAGTCCCAGGCCCGCATCGAAGCCGCGCGCCAGGCCCTGGCCGAGGCCGAGAGCGCCGTCGCCAGCGCGACCGAAGCCGCCGCCATCGCCGCGCGCGAGCAGGCCGATGGCGCCTCGGTGCTGCCGGGCCTGCGCCAGAGCGAGGCCGAAGCGGCCGCTGCCCTGCAGCGCCTGACCTTGGCGCGCGGTGCCCTCGAGCAGGAAGAGCAGCGGGTTCAGCAGCAGCAGACCGAGGCCGAGCGCCGGCGCCAGCAGGTCGAGGGCGATATCGGCCGCGAGCAGGCCTTGCTCGAGGACGCCGCTGCGGCACAGGCGCGGTTGGCCGAGGAAGAAGCGCAACTGACCGAGGCCAGCGCCCGCGAAGGCGACGCGCTCGCCGAGGCCCAGCGCCAGGCCAATGACAGCCAGGCCCAGGTCGAGACCACCGAGACCGAGCTGGCGCAATTGACGCAAACGATCGCCGAGGGCGAAGCGCGCCATTCGGCGCTGGTCCGCAGGCTGGCCGAGCTGGGCGAGCGGTTGCGCCGTCTCGACCAGCGCGCCGAGGCGACGCGGATCGAGCGCGAGCGGCTCACGGCCGAGACCGAGCAGGATCTGGAGCTGGTGGCGGCCAAGCACCGCTTGGCCGAGACGGAGGACAATCTGGCGGCGGCCGAGACCCGGCGCGGCGAGGCCGAGCAGGCTTTGACCGCCGCGGAGGCGGCCGAGACCGAGGCCCGCGCCGGCCAGCAGGCGGCGCAGAGCGCCCATGCCAAGCTGGCAGCCGAGGCCTCGACCCTGGGCGAACTTTTCGTCGGCACCGAATCCTCGAGCCAGCCGCCCTTGATCGACCAGCTGCAGGTCGAGCCCGGCTATGAAGCGGCGCTGGGCGCGGCGCTGGGCGACGATCTCACCGCCTCGACCGACCTGGCGGCGCCCGTTCACTGGCAGTCGGTCAGCGAACGCCCCGATCGGCCCGATCTCCCGGCCGGCGCCGAGCCGCTGTCGCGCTTCGTCACCGGCTCGCCGGTGCTGTTGCGCCGGCTGCACCAGATCGGTGTGGTCGACAGCGAAGCCACGGGCCGCGCCCTGGCCGATCAGATCGGCCAGGGCCAGCGCCTGGTCTCCAAGGACGGCGCCATGTGGCGCTGGGACGGCTATACGGTCGCGACCGGCGCGCCCAGCCCGGCGGCGGTGCGTCTCAAGCAGCGCAACCGCCTGAACGAGGTGAAGCGCGAGCTCGAAGGCGCCACGGCGACATTGGAGCAAGCGCAGAGCACCCTGACCCGGGCAACCGAGGCCCGCAGCGCCGCTGCGGCCGAGGCCGAGGCGGCCCGTGCCGCCGGCCGCCAGACCTATCAGGCGGTCGACCAGGCCCGGTCCGCGCTGGCCCAGGTGCAGCAGCGCCTGGCCGAAGCGGTCTCGCGGCTCACGGTGCTGAAGCGCACCGCCGAGGAAGTGGCCGCCGAGCGTGCCGAGACCGACGCGCAGCGCCAGCAGGCCGAAGCGGATCAGGCGGCCCTCCCCGATCTGGGCGGGGCCCGCGAGCGGGTCGCCGAGCTGAAGCCGCGCCTGGCCGAGGAACGCGGCCAGCTGATCGAGCGGCGCGGCGCGGTCGAGCGGCTGAAGCGCGAGGCCGCGATCCGCGCCGAGCGGCAGAGCACGGTCACGCGCGAGCGCACTTCCTGGACCCAGCGCAGCGAAGCCGCCCAGCGCCAGCTCGAGACTTATCAACAGCGTCTGGCCGAGATCGGCGAAGAGATCGAGCGCCTCGCCCGCCGCCCGGCCGAGCTGGCCGAGCAGCGCCAGCGGCTGCTGGACGAGATCGCCGGCGCGACATCGGCCCGCCAGGCCGCCGCCGACCGGCTGGCCGAAGCCGAGACCAGGCTTGCCGACTATGACCGCGCCCTCAAGGCCGCCGAGCATGAGCTGGGCCAGGCCCGCGAGAACCGGGTCCGCACCGAGGGGCTGGTGGCCCAGGCCGAGCAGTCCGGTGCCCTGGTGATCGAGCGCTCGCAGGAGCGCCTGGAAGTCGCCCCCGCGGACGCGCTGGCCCTGGCCGAACTCGACGAAGGCGCCGAGCTGCCCGATCGCGAGGCGGTCGAGACGCGGATCCAGCGGTTGACGCGCGAGCGCGAGAATATCGGACCGGTCAATCTGCGCGCCGAATCGGAAGCCGAAGAGCTGGAAACCCAGATCAGCGGCATGCAGAACGAGCGCAACGACCTGGTCTCGGCCATCGCCCGGCTGCGCCAGGGCATCGCCAGCCTCAATCGCGAGGGCCGCGAGCGCCTTCTCGCCGCGTTCGAGGTGGTGAACGGCCATTTCCAGCAGCTTTTCACCCGCCTTTTCGGCGGCGGCCGCGCCCATCTGGCGCTGACCGAGGCCGAAGACCCGCTGGAAGCCGGGCTCGAGATCATGGCGAGTCCGCCCGGCAAGAAGCTGCAGGTCATGTCGCTGCTCTCGGGCGGCGAGCAGGCTTTGACCGCGCTGGCGCTGCTGTTCGGCGTGTTTCTCACCAATCCGGCGCCGATCTGTGTGCTGGACGAGGTGGACGCCCCGCTCGACGACGCCAATGTGGACCGCTTCTGCGACCTGGTCGAAGAGCTGGCGCGGGTCACCACCACCCGGTTCCTGGTCATCACCCATCACCGCCTGACCATGGCGCGGATGGACCGCCTCTTTGGCGTCACCATGGCCGAGCGCGGAGTCTCGCAGCTGGTCTCCGTCGACCTTCAGCGCGCCGCCGAACTGCGCCAGAGCGCGTAA
- the mutY gene encoding A/G-specific adenine glycosylase: MPRDHASARPSQDPSAERRVAPALLAWYDRHRRELPWRARAGETPNPYRVWLSEVMLQQTTVVTVGPYYARFLERWPTVEALAAAQLDEVLHAWQGLGYYARARNLHRCAKAVAAEHGGRFPSSEEGLLTLPGIGGYTAAAVAAIAFGAKATPVDGNIERVVARLFAVETPLPAAKPELKRLAGQLTPETRAGDFAQAMMDLGATVCRPKAPLCLTCPLTRLCAARAQGIAQTLPRRSPKRARPQKHGVVFWIRRPDGAVLMQRRAEEGLLGGLMEFPSTGWREAAWNAKEAIKSAPVEAEWHALPGVVQHGFTHFDIDLTLLVGDVPARTKLDGVWVKPTDFGGQALPTLMTKVARHALGVLAGEGAAPVKARKTAKKKMASS, encoded by the coding sequence ATGCCCCGCGACCATGCTTCCGCACGTCCGAGCCAGGATCCCAGCGCCGAGCGCCGTGTCGCGCCGGCGCTGCTGGCCTGGTATGACCGGCATCGCCGCGAGCTGCCCTGGCGCGCGAGGGCGGGCGAAACGCCGAATCCCTATCGCGTCTGGCTGAGCGAGGTGATGCTGCAGCAGACCACAGTGGTGACGGTCGGGCCTTATTATGCGCGCTTCTTGGAGCGCTGGCCGACGGTCGAGGCCCTCGCGGCGGCCCAGCTCGACGAAGTGCTGCATGCCTGGCAGGGGCTGGGATATTACGCCCGGGCGCGCAATCTCCACCGCTGCGCCAAGGCCGTCGCGGCCGAGCATGGCGGGCGCTTCCCCTCGAGCGAGGAAGGTCTGCTGACGCTGCCGGGGATCGGCGGCTATACCGCCGCCGCGGTGGCGGCGATTGCCTTCGGTGCCAAGGCGACACCGGTCGACGGGAATATCGAGCGCGTGGTGGCGCGGCTGTTCGCGGTCGAGACGCCGCTGCCGGCGGCCAAGCCCGAACTGAAACGGCTCGCGGGCCAGCTCACGCCGGAAACCCGTGCCGGCGATTTCGCGCAAGCCATGATGGATCTGGGTGCCACGGTCTGCCGGCCCAAGGCGCCGCTCTGCCTCACCTGTCCGCTGACGCGGCTCTGCGCGGCGAGGGCGCAAGGGATCGCCCAGACTCTGCCGCGCCGCAGCCCGAAACGCGCCCGGCCGCAGAAACATGGCGTGGTGTTCTGGATCCGGCGGCCCGACGGCGCCGTGCTGATGCAGCGGCGCGCGGAGGAAGGATTGCTGGGCGGATTGATGGAATTTCCCTCGACCGGCTGGCGCGAGGCCGCCTGGAACGCCAAGGAAGCGATCAAATCGGCGCCCGTCGAAGCTGAATGGCACGCGCTGCCGGGCGTGGTCCAGCATGGCTTCACCCATTTCGATATCGATCTGACGCTGCTGGTGGGCGACGTGCCGGCGCGCACGAAGCTCGACGGTGTTTGGGTCAAGCCGACGGACTTCGGCGGTCAGGCGCTGCCGACCCTGATGACGAAAGTCGCGCGCCATGCGTTGGGGGTCCTGGCGGGCGAGGGGGCCGCGCCGGTTAAAGCGCGCAAGACCGCCAAAAAGAAAATGGCCTCATCCTGA
- a CDS encoding F0F1 ATP synthase subunit B family protein produces MPQLEFSTYTPQLIWLAITFVILYFLMAKLALPRIATALGNRANKLESDLTRAERVKADAESVLAAYEKAMMDARLKAQALTGQAAADVAAEFTKREAAFAAELNARTAEAERRIVAAKDAALAETRTVAAELTQAILRKVAGVELSPSAAKEWVEAAARERH; encoded by the coding sequence ATGCCCCAACTCGAATTTTCGACCTACACGCCGCAGCTGATCTGGCTGGCGATCACGTTCGTCATTCTTTATTTCCTGATGGCGAAATTGGCGCTGCCGAGAATCGCGACCGCGTTGGGCAATCGGGCGAACAAGCTCGAGAGCGATCTGACACGCGCCGAACGGGTCAAGGCGGATGCCGAATCCGTCCTGGCCGCCTACGAGAAAGCCATGATGGATGCGCGACTCAAGGCCCAGGCCCTGACCGGCCAGGCCGCAGCCGACGTCGCCGCGGAATTCACCAAACGCGAAGCGGCCTTCGCCGCCGAACTCAATGCCCGCACGGCCGAGGCCGAACGGCGCATCGTGGCGGCCAAGGACGCGGCGCTGGCCGAGACGCGGACCGTCGCGGCCGAGTTGACGCAAGCCATCTTGCGCAAAGTGGCGGGCGTCGAGCTCTCGCCCTCGGCCGCGAAGGAATGGGTCGAGGCCGCCGCCAGGGAGCGCCACTGA
- the atpF gene encoding F0F1 ATP synthase subunit B: MEFLHEPEFWVAIAFVIFIVLAGKPIYRAIGKMLDDRAAKIRKDLGEAEKLRNEAEKLLAEYQRRQRQALKEADAILAQAKDEAERIRKSSAANIETALKRRERQALEKIAQAETLAVAEVRNQAVNLAVLGAQKALASGLDPARAGSLIDQSVADLERRLH, translated from the coding sequence ATGGAATTCCTCCACGAGCCGGAATTCTGGGTCGCCATTGCGTTCGTCATCTTCATCGTCTTGGCGGGAAAGCCGATTTATCGCGCCATCGGTAAGATGCTGGACGATCGCGCCGCCAAGATCCGGAAGGATCTGGGCGAGGCCGAAAAACTCCGCAACGAGGCCGAGAAGCTCCTGGCGGAGTATCAGCGCCGCCAGCGTCAGGCGCTGAAGGAAGCCGACGCGATCCTGGCTCAAGCCAAGGATGAAGCGGAGCGCATCCGGAAGAGCTCGGCCGCCAATATCGAAACGGCCCTGAAACGTCGCGAGCGTCAGGCGCTGGAGAAAATCGCCCAGGCCGAGACCCTGGCGGTCGCCGAGGTCCGCAACCAGGCCGTCAATCTGGCCGTGCTGGGCGCGCAAAAGGCGCTGGCCTCGGGCCTCGACCCGGCGCGCGCCGGCAGCCTCATCGACCAGTCGGTCGCCGATCTGGAGCGCCGCCTGCATTAG
- a CDS encoding type II toxin-antitoxin system death-on-curing family toxin produces the protein MTDYLTVVEVLSIHDDQIERYGGIAGIRDPGLLEAALFRPQTGHYADLIEEAAALWESLAQNHPFFDGNKRTAFAVTYTFLVINGTRLTADAEETYRFISGLYETGRFRFEHLVPWLRTHTSRDFERE, from the coding sequence ATGACGGACTACCTGACGGTCGTCGAGGTGCTGTCGATCCACGATGACCAGATCGAGCGCTATGGAGGCATAGCTGGAATTCGCGATCCGGGTTTGCTGGAGGCGGCGCTCTTTCGTCCACAGACGGGCCACTACGCAGATCTGATCGAGGAAGCCGCCGCGCTCTGGGAAAGCCTGGCGCAGAATCATCCCTTCTTCGACGGCAACAAACGCACGGCCTTTGCGGTGACCTATACGTTTCTCGTCATCAATGGGACGCGGCTTACCGCCGATGCCGAAGAAACCTATCGATTCATCTCGGGGCTCTATGAGACCGGCAGATTCAGATTCGAGCACCTGGTTCCCTGGTTGCGAACACACACCTCTCGCGACTTCGAGAGAGAGTAG
- a CDS encoding ATP F0F1 synthase subunit C encodes MDLAAATSLGKLVGAGIAMIALGGVGIGIGNIFAAYVSGALRNPAAAGKVFGNVLLGFALVEAVALYALVIAMLLLFVF; translated from the coding sequence ATGGACTTAGCAGCTGCAACTTCGCTCGGAAAGCTGGTGGGCGCCGGCATTGCCATGATCGCCCTCGGCGGCGTCGGCATCGGTATCGGCAATATCTTCGCCGCCTACGTCTCCGGTGCGTTGCGCAATCCGGCGGCGGCGGGCAAGGTGTTCGGCAACGTGCTGCTGGGCTTTGCGCTCGTCGAAGCGGTCGCGCTGTACGCACTCGTCATCGCGATGCTGCTGCTGTTCGTGTTCTAG
- a CDS encoding DsbA family protein, translating to MRKYWIVALIVVVIAVAGVGFYEYQDRQKLAAASDPNSAPGATVQIPLYDDDHALGSKDAPITMIEYASLTCPHCAHFHNDILPQIKANYIDTGKVRLVFRSYPLDQPALKAAELTECVSPVTYFPMVSLLFKEQGDWAHGDKPLDALAKIAAGAGIDQTKFQACLDDKTISERIISRAQEGQDKFGVESTPTFFVNGRKIQGAVPYEDFEKVFKELQP from the coding sequence TTGCGCAAATATTGGATTGTCGCGCTGATCGTCGTCGTGATCGCTGTCGCCGGCGTCGGCTTCTACGAATATCAGGACCGCCAGAAGCTGGCCGCCGCCTCCGATCCGAACTCGGCGCCGGGCGCCACGGTCCAGATCCCGCTCTATGACGACGACCATGCGCTGGGCTCGAAGGACGCGCCGATCACCATGATCGAGTACGCCTCGCTCACCTGTCCGCATTGCGCCCATTTCCACAACGACATCCTGCCGCAGATCAAGGCCAACTACATCGACACCGGCAAGGTGAGGCTGGTGTTCCGCAGCTATCCGCTCGACCAGCCGGCGCTGAAAGCCGCCGAGCTCACCGAATGCGTCTCGCCCGTCACCTATTTTCCGATGGTCTCGCTGCTCTTCAAGGAGCAGGGCGACTGGGCCCATGGCGACAAGCCGCTCGACGCGCTCGCGAAGATCGCGGCCGGCGCCGGCATCGACCAGACCAAGTTCCAGGCCTGCCTGGACGACAAGACGATCTCCGAGCGCATCATTTCCCGCGCCCAGGAAGGCCAGGACAAGTTCGGCGTCGAATCGACCCCGACCTTCTTCGTGAATGGCCGCAAGATCCAGGGTGCGGTGCCTTACGAAGATTTCGAGAAGGTGTTCAAGGAGCTCCAGCCTTGA
- a CDS encoding EamA family transporter — protein MKAATSRLDRAPATLLLLLAILSIQLGSALAITLFPIYGPLGMLFLRMTIGGLLLCALYRSTVGSALRQAPVGILALGLTMAVQSGSFFEALSRIPLGITVAIEFLGPLSVALIASRRLLDVLCVLLAAAGIALLTPSIGTSLDPVGVMFAFAAGAGWACFILLSRQLGKIVEGGAGLALAMTVAGLILFPFVGVGAVAAVVAHPETIIVIVGVVLFSATIPLLFEYLALKTMPARNYGVLISLEPVVATVIGMIVLAETVGLRAWIAVVLITFASIGVALLHKAEASAAQNLPG, from the coding sequence ATGAAGGCAGCCACATCGCGTCTCGACCGCGCGCCCGCAACGCTATTGCTGCTCCTGGCGATCCTTTCGATCCAGTTGGGATCGGCGCTCGCGATCACCCTGTTTCCCATCTACGGCCCGCTCGGCATGCTGTTCCTGCGCATGACGATCGGCGGCCTGCTGCTGTGCGCACTTTATCGCTCGACCGTGGGGTCGGCCCTGCGGCAGGCGCCGGTCGGCATCCTGGCGCTGGGCCTCACCATGGCGGTGCAGAGCGGCAGCTTCTTCGAGGCACTGTCGCGGATTCCGCTCGGGATCACGGTTGCGATCGAGTTCCTCGGGCCCTTGAGCGTCGCGCTGATCGCCTCACGGCGGCTGCTGGACGTGCTCTGCGTGCTGCTCGCCGCGGCCGGCATCGCGCTGCTGACGCCCTCCATCGGCACCAGCCTCGATCCGGTCGGCGTGATGTTTGCCTTTGCCGCCGGAGCCGGCTGGGCCTGCTTCATCCTGTTGAGCCGGCAGCTGGGAAAGATCGTCGAAGGCGGCGCGGGTCTCGCTCTGGCGATGACCGTTGCGGGCCTGATCCTGTTCCCGTTCGTCGGGGTTGGCGCCGTCGCGGCTGTCGTCGCTCATCCGGAGACAATCATCGTCATCGTTGGCGTCGTCCTGTTCTCGGCGACGATCCCGCTGCTGTTCGAGTACCTCGCGCTGAAAACCATGCCGGCCAGGAACTATGGCGTCCTGATCTCGCTTGAGCCGGTGGTCGCCACGGTGATCGGCATGATCGTTCTCGCCGAGACGGTCGGCCTCAGGGCCTGGATCGCCGTCGTTCTGATCACGTTTGCCTCGATCGGTGTGGCGCTCCTGCACAAGGCCGAGGCCTCGGCCGCTCAGAACCTGCCGGGATAG
- a CDS encoding DUF721 domain-containing protein: protein MADDTDAAKPTIEDAPRKGRMQALAASLPRIAGKALGKRGLAEGGLVTDWTAIVGDQIADSTLPIKLAFAGRERREGTLHLRVAGAIALELQHLEPQLIERINAYLGYGAVARLRLERGPLPKPVRRRLAEPKPALLAPAETAAIDLSVAGIADEGLRQSLARLGSTLAAQAKKPAKR, encoded by the coding sequence ATGGCCGACGACACCGACGCCGCAAAACCCACGATCGAGGACGCGCCGCGCAAGGGGCGGATGCAGGCCCTGGCCGCGTCCCTGCCCCGGATCGCCGGCAAAGCGCTCGGCAAGCGGGGCCTGGCCGAAGGCGGGCTGGTGACGGACTGGACCGCGATCGTGGGCGACCAGATCGCCGACTCCACCCTGCCGATCAAGCTCGCCTTCGCCGGCCGCGAGCGGCGCGAGGGCACGCTCCATCTGCGCGTGGCCGGCGCCATCGCGCTCGAGCTGCAGCATCTGGAGCCGCAGCTGATCGAGCGCATCAACGCCTATCTGGGCTATGGCGCGGTGGCGCGGCTTCGGCTCGAGCGCGGGCCCCTGCCCAAGCCGGTGCGCCGGCGTCTGGCCGAACCCAAGCCGGCCCTGCTGGCGCCGGCCGAGACCGCCGCCATCGATCTGAGCGTGGCCGGGATCGCCGACGAGGGGCTGCGCCAGTCGCTCGCTCGACTCGGCAGTACGCTGGCGGCGCAGGCGAAGAAGCCCGCCAAGCGCTGA